In Candidatus Microthrix subdominans, the DNA window CATGGCCGACGCCGGCGTCGTGGCCGGAGCCGGCGTGGAACGATCCGTCCTCGGCCTCGAGGTCCACGATGCACAGACGCCCCTCATCGGTGAGCATCTCGGCGAAAGCGGCAAGCACAGGCGGAAGATCGGCGATGTGGTGCAAGGTCATCACCGTGACGATCAGCTCGAAGCGGTCCTCGGGCACCCCGTCGGTGGCGAGGTCGGTGCCCCACACCCGGGTGGTGGGGGGCAATGAGCCGGCTGCCACCTTTTCGCTCGCAACCTCGCGCATGCCCGCCGATGGGTCGGCCAGCGTGATCGGTCCAACCCTCGACGCCAGTTGCTCGGCCACCAGGCCGGTGCCGGCGCCATACTCGAACAGTCGCATGGACGGCTCCAAGGGCACCGCTCCCGCGATGGCATCGGCGACCGCACGAGCCCGTTCGATCTTGGCTTCGTCGTCCCACGTGGCGGCTTTGTCGTCAAAAGAACTCATGGTGGTTCGCTGCTCCTCCGGGTCGCTTGGCCGTGTCCACACTACGGGCCTGGCCGGGGAACAGTGCGGGGAGGGGACTACCGCGGACGGTCCAGCTTGGCCTGGCCCAGCATGTTCTCGTCGGTGCTGCTCGGTCGTCGGTGCTGCTCGGTCAAGCCGGGTGAGCGCTCGACCGAGAACAGGTCGCCCGGCTGGCAGCCGAGCACATCGCAGATGGCGCTGAGGGTGGAAAAACGGATCGCTTTGGCCCGGTCGTTCTTCAGGATCGACAGGTTGACCGGCGTAATGCCAACCGTTTCCGCCAGGACGGTCAGGGTCATGCCCCGCTCGTCGAGGAGTCGATCGAGGTGGCAGCGCACCCGGTGTGGTTCCTCCGGCGGCATCAGATCGTCCCCGCTACCTCGTCCTGCAAGCTGATCCCGACGTGCCACACCCAGGCGAGCACGGCGACGCCCAGCCCGGCGACGAGCGGCAGGAACGACACGGTGAATACCATCTCGGTGAGGCCGGCGGCAGCGGAACGGCGCAGCATCAGCATCTCCGCCACGCCGGTGAGCATCGAATAGCCAGTTCCGCCGACGGCGATCAGCCCCGCCAACGTCCACAGTCGCCGCTCGTTTCGGGCGACGAAGGGATCGCCGAGGCGCGCTGAGCGGACGACCGAGTACACCAGCCAGAGTCCGGCGAGCACCAGCAGCGGACCGGACACCTGCCAGATCACCCAGATCACCCGCTGGTCCGGCCTCGGTTCAATGAAGGTGAACCGTGCAGTGACCGGTTTGCCGATCTCGACGGGTGCCTGGCTGTATGCGGGGTTGATTTGTTCGTTGTCGGAAACGATCGTTGCCTGATTGTCCCCAAATTCGACGGGAAAGGTGGGTTCGGCATCGACGAACGGGGAGCTGTCGCCGTAAAGCCCGAGTGCCGGCTTGTCGATCAACACGCCGGCGACGGAAAGCACCCCGAAGAGCATTCCGACGATCAACAGGCTCTCAAACAGTTTGATCACCAGAAACGAATCGTTGTCCGACTTTGCGTTCGTGGTCATCGTGATGCCTGCTTTCGTGGATGTCGGAGGTTCGACGCAAGGGATGCACCAGACCGGCGCCTCCGCTCGGTCTTCAAGGTGCCGCCGATGTATCGACTATCGATATGGTAGGTAAAGTATGCATATCGATAGTCGATACGTCAAGGCCTTCCTCCTGCTGCGGCACAGAGGTATCCATCGGGAGGCATCCATCAGGCGGTCGGTACCGGGCGGGGCTGGCGTGGTGGCAGGCTGTCGCCCGCCGGCCCATCGACCTGAAAGCCCCCAAGCACGTGAGTGCAGACACCAGCCCGTTGCTGCGGGTCAAGAGCTACGACCAGCCGTCGGTGTTTCAGCCGGCCAACCTGCTGCGAGAGGGTCGCCGCCAACTCGGCCGCGCTGAGGTCGATGTCCCGGCGGTGTGCCTGCTCGACCCGGACGGGGACATCGTCCGCCACCTGACCGACACCGGCCGGGCGGTCCGGCATCCGGGCTGGGCCTGCTACCACACGGAGCTGTGGACGTTCGACCTCGATGGCACCGAGGTGGGCGTCATCGGGTGCGCAGTTGGGGCGTCGTTCGCTGTGCTGATCGCCGAGCAGCTGTTTGTGTCGGGCTGCGAGCTGCTGGTCAGCGTGACCTCGTCGGGAATGATCACGCCACTCGCCGAGGCGCCCTACTTCATCATCATCGATCGGGCGCTGCGCGACGAGGGCACCAGCCACCATTACCTCCCGCCCGGCGACTGGGCTGCCGCCCCGCAGCGCCTCCTCGATCGGCTGGACGGGCGGATCGACGGCCTTGACCAGGGCGTCGTCACCGGCTCGACGTGGACGACCGATGCCCCCTACCGGGAGACCGAACAAGCCATCGCTGATGCAAGGTCGTGGGGTATCGCCGCCGTCGAGATGGAGGCGGCTGCCCTGTACGCCTTTGCGGCGGCCCAACAGCGGGACGTGATGTGTTTTGCTCACGTCACCAACACGATGGCGACCGACGGGGATGATTTTGAGAAGGGTGACGCCGGGGGCGCCCACGACGCCCTCGAACTGGTCTCCGCCGTCGTCGGGGCGCTCCGCTGAGGCTGCGGAAGACGTGGGAGACCCTCCCTGGGGAGGTGGTTTGCTCTGCGACGCGAAGCCCCGGCGTGAGCATGATGCACGCGCGTCCCTGGCCAGGGCCTCTAGCCCACCGCTCGTGGGAGTTTGTAGGTTGATGGGTTGCGAATGCGCTGGCCCCAACGATCAACCAAGGGACGAGATGACCAAGACCAACCCGGGCAACTTCTTCGAGGACTTCACGCTGGGCCAGGTGATCGAGCACGCCACGCCCCGCACGGTCACCGATGGCGACCGTGCCGTCTACGGGGCGATCTATCCCACCAGGTTCGCGTTGCCGTCCTCGGCTGAGTTCGCTAAAGCGTGTGGGCTGCCACAGCCTCCGGTCGAGGAACCGATCGGCTTCCACATCGCGTTCGGCAAGACCGTTCCCGACGTGTCGCTCAACGCGGTCGCCAACCTGGGCTACGCCGAGTGCCGCTTTCACCGGCCTGTGCTGACCGGCGACACCCTGAGCACCAGCTCCGAGGTGATCGGCCTCAAGCAGAACTCCAACGGCAAGACGGGCGTGGTCTATGTGCGCTCAACCGCCACCAACCAGCACGGTGACGTAGCGATCGACTGGGTCCGCTGGGTGATGGTGCACAAGCGCGACGCCGACGCGCCGGCCCCCGACCCGGTCGTGCCCAAGCTGGACGACGCGGTCGCAGCCGAGGACCTGATCGTTCCCGACGGCCTGGACTTCACCGGCTACGACTTCGTCGCCGCCGGGGAGCCGTACCACTGGGGCGACTACGAGGTGGGGGAGAAGATCGATCACGTCGACGGCGTGACGCTCAGCGAGGCCGAGCACATGATGGCCACCCGTCTGTGGCAGAACACGGCCAAAGTGCACTTCAACACCGAAGCCCGTCCCGACGGCAAACGCCTCGTCTACGGCGGCCACATCATCTCGATGGCCCGTGCGCTCTCCTTCAACGGCCTGGCGAATGCCCAGCTGATCGCCGCTGTCAACGCCGGGGCCCACACGGCGCCGGCCTTTGCGGGCGACACGGTGTACGCCTGGTCCGAGGTGCTCGACAAGGCCGAGACCCAAGCGCCAGGCGTGGGCGCGCTGCGCCTGCGGCTGGTCGCCACCAAGGGTCGCGACGAGTCGATGACCCTGCGCGGCGAGGACGGCAAGTACGCCGCTGGTGTTCTGTTGGACCTCGATATCTGGGTCCTGATCCCGGTCTAAAGGACGCGTCCTGCGGTGCGGTCGGCCGAGGGGCGGGACGTCGCCCATCGCTTAGCGACCCGGCACAGCCGTGTCGAGGTTGAGCCGGGTGCCACATAACCAGTGAGCTGACCGGTTCCTAACGTGCCCGCGTTGGCGTCAGCGGGCAGACTTTGGCCCGGAGGTCCCCTTGAACGATTCCCAGGTCATGTCGCAGCCCAACGATGACGCCCTCGCAGCCGCCCGCGAACGCTACAAGCGCGAGCGCGAGAAGCGTCTGCGCGCCGACGGTCTGGCGCAGTACGCACAGCTGACCGACGACTACGAGGAGTACGACCACGATCCCTGGGTCGAGCCGGGCTTCACCCGCGACCCGGTGGTCGAGGAGACCGAAGCGGTCATCGTCGGGGGTGGCTTCGGCGGCATGATGCTGGGGGTCAACCTGATCAACCGCGGCGTTACCGACTTTCGCATCGTCGAGAAGGCGGGCGACTTCGGCGGCACCTGGTATTGGAACCGGTACCCGGGCTGCCAGTGCGACGTCGAGTCGTACATCTACATGCCGTTCCTCGAAGAGACCGGCTACATGCCCAGCAAGCGCTACG includes these proteins:
- a CDS encoding class I SAM-dependent methyltransferase; translation: MSSFDDKAATWDDEAKIERARAVADAIAGAVPLEPSMRLFEYGAGTGLVAEQLASRVGPITLADPSAGMREVASEKVAAGSLPPTTRVWGTDLATDGVPEDRFELIVTVMTLHHIADLPPVLAAFAEMLTDEGRLCIVDLEAEDGSFHAGSGHDAGVGHAHDGFEPDQLAARLADAGFTTSVERSIHQVTKDGRAYPLFLAVSVKQP
- a CDS encoding helix-turn-helix transcriptional regulator, whose translation is MPPEEPHRVRCHLDRLLDERGMTLTVLAETVGITPVNLSILKNDRAKAIRFSTLSAICDVLGCQPGDLFSVERSPGLTEQHRRPSSTDENMLGQAKLDRPR
- a CDS encoding DUF2975 domain-containing protein, with the protein product MTTNAKSDNDSFLVIKLFESLLIVGMLFGVLSVAGVLIDKPALGLYGDSSPFVDAEPTFPVEFGDNQATIVSDNEQINPAYSQAPVEIGKPVTARFTFIEPRPDQRVIWVIWQVSGPLLVLAGLWLVYSVVRSARLGDPFVARNERRLWTLAGLIAVGGTGYSMLTGVAEMLMLRRSAAAGLTEMVFTVSFLPLVAGLGVAVLAWVWHVGISLQDEVAGTI
- a CDS encoding nucleoside phosphorylase, translated to MVGKVCISIVDTSRPSSCCGTEVSIGRHPSGGRYRAGLAWWQAVARRPIDLKAPKHVSADTSPLLRVKSYDQPSVFQPANLLREGRRQLGRAEVDVPAVCLLDPDGDIVRHLTDTGRAVRHPGWACYHTELWTFDLDGTEVGVIGCAVGASFAVLIAEQLFVSGCELLVSVTSSGMITPLAEAPYFIIIDRALRDEGTSHHYLPPGDWAAAPQRLLDRLDGRIDGLDQGVVTGSTWTTDAPYRETEQAIADARSWGIAAVEMEAAALYAFAAAQQRDVMCFAHVTNTMATDGDDFEKGDAGGAHDALELVSAVVGALR
- a CDS encoding MaoC family dehydratase yields the protein MTKTNPGNFFEDFTLGQVIEHATPRTVTDGDRAVYGAIYPTRFALPSSAEFAKACGLPQPPVEEPIGFHIAFGKTVPDVSLNAVANLGYAECRFHRPVLTGDTLSTSSEVIGLKQNSNGKTGVVYVRSTATNQHGDVAIDWVRWVMVHKRDADAPAPDPVVPKLDDAVAAEDLIVPDGLDFTGYDFVAAGEPYHWGDYEVGEKIDHVDGVTLSEAEHMMATRLWQNTAKVHFNTEARPDGKRLVYGGHIISMARALSFNGLANAQLIAAVNAGAHTAPAFAGDTVYAWSEVLDKAETQAPGVGALRLRLVATKGRDESMTLRGEDGKYAAGVLLDLDIWVLIPV